In Vibrio celticus, one genomic interval encodes:
- the bioD gene encoding dethiobiotin synthase — protein sequence MIDALFIAGTDTEVGKTVVSKAILQALAAQDLSTIGYKPVAAGSEKSPEGLRNSDALHLQEAATQDIAYEDVNPYALLLPSSPHIAAKHDGVVIDEAVLSAKLEEHKKNSDIVLVEGAGGWRVPVSDDEYLSSWVKKEQLPVVLTVGIKLGCLSHALLTAEAIRADGLNLVGWVANRINPGTEHYADIIAMLEDKLGAPKLGEIPYVPKAKSKNIGKYIDVQPLLAL from the coding sequence ATGATTGATGCATTATTCATTGCAGGTACGGATACCGAAGTGGGAAAAACTGTGGTTTCAAAAGCGATTCTTCAAGCTTTGGCTGCACAAGATTTATCAACAATTGGTTACAAGCCAGTTGCTGCAGGGAGTGAAAAATCCCCTGAAGGACTACGTAATAGTGATGCACTGCATCTTCAAGAAGCGGCGACGCAAGATATTGCTTACGAAGACGTCAATCCATATGCGTTGTTGCTACCATCATCGCCTCACATCGCTGCTAAGCATGATGGTGTTGTAATTGATGAGGCGGTATTATCAGCGAAGCTAGAAGAGCATAAGAAAAACTCTGACATCGTATTAGTTGAAGGTGCTGGTGGTTGGCGAGTCCCGGTTTCAGACGATGAATATCTTTCTAGCTGGGTTAAAAAAGAGCAGCTGCCAGTGGTACTGACTGTGGGTATTAAACTTGGTTGTTTGAGCCACGCTCTATTAACGGCAGAAGCGATTCGTGCTGATGGCCTAAACCTAGTAGGTTGGGTCGCAAACCGTATCAATCCAGGTACTGAGCACTACGCAGATATTATTGCGATGCTTGAAGATAAGTTAGGTGCACCTAAGTTAGGTGAAATCCCTTACGTCCCAAAAGCGAAGTCTAAAAACATTGGTAAGTACATTGATGTGCAGCCTTTGCTTGCGCTTTAA
- the htpX gene encoding protease HtpX, whose product MKRVMLFLATNLAVVLVLSVVLNIVYAVTGMQPGSLSGLLVMAAVFGFGGSFISLMMSKKMALRSVGGMVIESPRNETEHWLMETVSRQSQQVGIGMPTVAIYDSPDINAFATGAKRDDSLVAVSTGLLHSMTRDEAEAVLAHEVSHIANGDMVTMTLMQGVVNTFVIFLSRFIANIVASNDNEEEGGSNMMVYFGVSMVLELVFGFLASFITMWYSRHREFHADAGAAHLVGKEKMIAALERLKVSHEPQLEGSMMAFGINGKKSLTELLMSHPPLDKRIASLRNM is encoded by the coding sequence ATGAAGCGAGTAATGTTGTTCCTTGCAACTAACTTAGCGGTTGTATTGGTACTAAGTGTTGTTCTTAATATTGTATACGCAGTTACAGGTATGCAACCCGGTAGCCTCTCAGGCTTATTGGTGATGGCTGCGGTATTTGGTTTTGGCGGCTCATTCATTTCATTAATGATGTCGAAGAAAATGGCGCTACGCTCGGTAGGCGGCATGGTCATTGAAAGCCCACGTAACGAAACAGAACATTGGTTGATGGAGACGGTAAGCCGTCAATCTCAACAAGTTGGTATTGGTATGCCAACAGTGGCGATCTACGATTCGCCAGACATCAACGCATTTGCAACGGGCGCTAAGCGTGATGATTCATTGGTCGCAGTATCAACGGGTCTTCTGCACAGTATGACGCGTGACGAAGCTGAAGCGGTATTAGCTCACGAAGTTAGCCACATCGCGAATGGTGATATGGTGACAATGACCCTAATGCAAGGTGTTGTGAACACGTTCGTTATCTTCCTATCTCGTTTCATCGCCAACATTGTTGCGTCGAATGACAACGAAGAGGAGGGTGGCAGCAACATGATGGTGTACTTCGGTGTGTCTATGGTGCTGGAACTGGTATTTGGTTTCCTAGCGAGCTTCATTACGATGTGGTACAGCCGCCATCGTGAGTTCCATGCTGATGCAGGTGCTGCGCACTTGGTAGGTAAAGAGAAGATGATTGCAGCGCTAGAGCGTCTAAAGGTGAGCCACGAGCCACAACTAGAAGGTTCTATGATGGCGT